In the genome of Candidatus Hydrogenedentota bacterium, the window GCCCGCGGACAGGAGGAATACGAACGGCAGTACCAGGAGCGGTTGCTCAAAAATCTCGCAAGACAAGCCACAAGAATGGGTTGCCAGCTCATTGTGGAAAACTCCGGAGAAGTACTTTCTTAGCAGGAGGCCCACGTCAGGCACGTCACTGCGAGGAGACCGCCGCCTGACCCGTCACTGCGAGGAGGCCGCCCCGGCCGACGCGGCAGCCTCGTTCCCGGACGCCCCCCGGCGGGCGCCATGAACACGCCCCGCTCAGCCCCCCATGTTGCGTCCCCGGCGGGCTTGGGGTATGCTGGGACGATGACCCCCGCGCATGACACCGCCGCCCCCCCGGACGCACCGCCCCGCGTGCTGCTGCTCGCGGAAAGCCCCTATTTCGGCGGCATCACCGCGCATCTGCTCACGCTGCATGCAGCGCTGGAGGCCCGCTGGCCGGGCGTTTCGGTGCTGGCCTCCCTGTCCGGCCGCCGGGAGGACCGCGCCCTCTGCGACCAGGCCGCCGCGCGCGGGCTGGAAGCTGTGGAAATCCCGATGTCCGGCCCCTGGGACATCCGCGTCCTTCCCCGCCTGCGCGCCCTGGCGCGGGCGCGCGGCGTCGCCGTGGTCCACACGCACAACTACCGCGCCTCCCTTCTTGCGGCGGCCGCCCTGCCGGGCCTGCCCCTGGTCGTGACGTGCCACGGGATCGCCGCAGGCCCCGCGCGCGTGCGCCGGTGGCAGGCCCTGGAGCGCGTGCTCGCCATGCGGCGCGCGCGCCGCGTGGTCGCCTGCGCCGCCGCCGTGCGCGACGCCCTCCTCGCGCGCGGCGTGGCCCCGGAGAAACTCCGCGTCGTGCGCAACGCCGCCCCCGCGCCCCGGGCCGTGGCGGTGGCGGAGCTGGACGCCCTCCGGGCGCGCCACGGTCTGGCGGAGTGCGGGTTGACGGCGCTCTATGCCGGGCGCCTCGTGGAAGGCAAGGGCCTGGAGACCCTGCTGGACGCCCTGCCCCGGGCGCGCGGCTGGGCCGCCGTGCTGCTCGGGGACGGCCCCCTGCGGCCCGCGCTGGAGGCGCAGGCCCGCCGGCTCAAGGTGCCCGCCGTCTTCCCCGGACAATGCGACGACACCGCCCCGTGGTACGCCCTGGCCGACGCCGTCGTGCTGCCCTCCCGGGGCGAGGCCCTGCCCATGACTCTGGTCGAGGCCGCCGCCGCAGGCCGACCCACCGTGGCCTCCAACGTGGGCGGCGTCCCCGAAATCCTCCAGGACGGCACCACGGGCCTCCTTACCCCCCCTGGCGACCCCGAGGCCCTCGCCGCCGCCCTCCGCGGCCTCGAAGACCCCGTCGCCCGCGGCCGCATGGGCACCGCCGCCCGGGACCGCTGGCGCGGGCATTTCACCCCGGAAATCCTCGCCGGCACCCTGGCCGCCGTCTACCGGGAGGCGGCGGGCGGACCGGCCTGCGGTTAACCAAAGAGGCCGGTCCGCGCAAAGAGGTGGCACGGGCT includes:
- a CDS encoding glycosyltransferase family 4 protein, translating into MTPAHDTAAPPDAPPRVLLLAESPYFGGITAHLLTLHAALEARWPGVSVLASLSGRREDRALCDQAAARGLEAVEIPMSGPWDIRVLPRLRALARARGVAVVHTHNYRASLLAAAALPGLPLVVTCHGIAAGPARVRRWQALERVLAMRRARRVVACAAAVRDALLARGVAPEKLRVVRNAAPAPRAVAVAELDALRARHGLAECGLTALYAGRLVEGKGLETLLDALPRARGWAAVLLGDGPLRPALEAQARRLKVPAVFPGQCDDTAPWYALADAVVLPSRGEALPMTLVEAAAAGRPTVASNVGGVPEILQDGTTGLLTPPGDPEALAAALRGLEDPVARGRMGTAARDRWRGHFTPEILAGTLAAVYREAAGGPACG